TAGGTTTTTCTTCACTTGCTTGATACTCATCTGCTTGAGTAGTCTCATAATTATAAGGATCTTGTTGCTCTGTTGCTACTTCTTCAGTTTGATTTTGTTCTGTTTGTTCTGTCTGTTCATTGTTGTCTTCATTTTCAACGACTGGCTGTTTGTGTTTTTTATGTTTTTGATGTTTTTTACTACGTGATAATACTTCATCATTTGAACTTTGTGAAACTGTTTCTTGTTGTTCTGTTGGTTGACTTGTCTCTTCGACTTTCTCAGGTTTCTCAACATGTTCATCACGAGCTACTGGCTTTTCTTTTCTAACTTCACGTTGTTCCTTTTCAGCTTGAACTGGACGTGATGGTCTTGGTTGCTGAACGACTCTATCTTGGTCATGTTTAACAAATGGTTCTTGTTGTCTTCCTTGCATCGGAATGATTTTGTCTTTTCTTACAAATAACAAAATGCTGACTAAGAAGAAAAATAATGGAACTAAAACGATAAATAACGGTATTGTAACCACTGCTAATATTAAAAATACAGTAGCTGAGAAAACTCTCCATCTCATGAGCACTAATGCTATAAATGAAAATATTAATACAATAATTAAATAGATAATAAATAGCCAAATCCAATTTTGTATATTGAGAGCAAGCTCACTTGATGATAGCAGTTGACCATTCACAGTCATATTAATATTTAATCGATTAATTAATGTTTCTAGTCTGTTTATGTTGGTCGGATTATTTAATACGACAAGGGCAGCAAATAATGATATAGCTGTTACGCCTATGAGTATAAACCAGGCAAGCCATCCAAAAAATCTTTCGAATCCTCTCCCAACAGGTTGTCTCACATGTTCTACATATGAATTCATTATATTTCCCTCCTTTAATTGAACTAGGTTTAATTATAACAAAAAAGAGCCTCTGTTTCCCACAAAGACCCTTTTTCATGATTATTTTAACGACATTTTAAATTTTAAAAATGCTTCGTTATATTTCGCTATATTTTCTTTTCCTAAATCTTTATAAACTTCTAATTTTTTTCTAATATTTGAATCTGGATAAAATCTTTCGTCTTCTCTAGTTTCTTTATCTAACAATTTGTAAGATTCTTTATTTGGTGTCGCATATCCGACCCATTCAGTATTCTGTTTACCATTTTTTTCATCTAATATGAAGTTGATAAATTTATGTGCACCTTCTACATTTTGTGCAGTCTTTGGTATAACCATATTATCAAACCATAGATTAGATCCTTCTTTCGGTACAACAAAATCTAAATTATCATTTTCACTCATAATATCTGCTGCCATACCACTCCATACAACCGCGACATCAGATTCGTTTTGAACCATCATCGTGTTAATTTCATCACCGACAACACCACGAACATTTGGAGATAACTTTATAAGTTTGTTTTGAGCTTTTTCTAATTTCTTTGGATTCGTTTCATTTAAACTTTCATTCATACTATTTAATGAAAATCCGATACCTTCTCTTGCTCCATCAACGACAAGAACATCTTTATTTAACCTTTTATCCCATAGACTATTCCATGAATTAAAATCAATGCCCTTTGTCTTTTCAGGATTATATAGAATGCCGACCGTTCCCCAGAAATAAGGTATTGAATATTTATTGCCCGGATCAAATGGTAAATTCATAAAATCTTTATCTATATTTTTTAAATTTGATAATTTTTTATGGTCAATTGGAATTAGTAGGTCCTCTTTAGCCATTTTTTGAATGGTATATTCACTTGGCACAGCAACATCATAAGGTGTTCCACCATTTTTAATTTTTGCCATCATCGCTTCATTTGAATCAAATGTTTCATATACCACTTTGATGCCAGTTTCTTTCTCAAACTTCTTCGTTAATGCTGGGTCAATATATTCTCCCCAGTTATAAACGTAAATGACATCTTTTTTTCCTTTTGCTGGCGGGGGATCGATAAGTTTAGTCGATAATATAAGTAAAGCACCTACAATTAATGAGATACCAATCAGTTGTATTAATTGCTTCATCTTAATTCTCCCCTCTTTTTAGACTTCTTTTCTGTTGGCCACGTTTAATAAAGTAATAGCCTAGAATTAATATCATTACTAATAAGAATAGTAACGTTGAAATCGCATTGATTTCCATAGTTATGCCTTTTCTCGCCATAGAATAAACTTCTACTGAAAGTACGCTGAAGCCAGAACCTGTAACGAAGAAGCTGACAGTAAAGTCATCTAAAGAATACGTTAACGCCATAAAGAATCCACCGATTGCGCCTGGAAGAATATGCGGGATAACGACTTTCGTTAAAGTTTGCCAAGAATTTGCACCTAAATCTCTTGCAGCATCAATCATTGATGTATTCATATCGTATAATTTTGGTAATACAAGTAATACAACGATAGGCACACAAAATGCAATATGAGAAATTAATACAGACCAGAAACCTAAGCCCATTCCTGTATAATGTCCAATCACTGTAAATAATAATAAGAATGATGAACCAATAACTACATCTGAACTTACCATTAAAATATTATTTAATGTTAATAGCCCGACTTTGATTTTTTTATTTCTTAAATAATGAATACCAATTGCGCCACAAATACCAATTAAAGTTGAGATACTTGCCGCTAACAACGCTACTGCGATTGTATTCACGATAATAACAATCAATCGTTTATTTTGAAATACGGATAAATAGTGATCAAATGTAAATCCTTCAAAATGCGTCATATTGCCAGCGCCATTAAATGAATAATAAATTAAGAAAAAGATAGGCAAGTATAAAAATGCAAGTACTATCGATAAATATAATTTTCCTGTTATTTTCATACTAAACCTCCTTTTTCTCTGATTTAGATTTTGTAATGATTAGGATAAATGCCATTGCAATAATTAAGAATACGGCGATTGTTGATCCCATACCATAGTTTTGTGTCACTAAAAATTGCTCTTGAATCGCAGTCCCTAAATTGACGACTTTATTCCCAGCAATTAATCTTGTAATCATAAATAATGATAAAGCAGGAATAAATGTAATTTGAATACCTGTCTTAACACCTTCTAATGTTAGAGGGACAATTACGCGATTAAAAGTTGTTAAATGACTCGCACCTAAATCTCTTGATGCTTGTAATAAATTCTCAGGTATTTCTTCCATCGAATTAAATATCGGCAACAACATAAACGGTATATAAATATATACCGAAACAATGATAAATGCCGTACTTGTAAATAAAAACTCTGTTGATGGTACATGGAAAATACTTAATAATTTATTAAGTAAACCATCATGACTTAAAATACCAATAAATGCATATGTTTTTAGCAATAAATTTATCCATGTCGGTAATATCACTAGCAGAAGGAGTACTTCTTTATGCTTTGCACTTCTTAATGCGAGCGCTAATGGATAACTAATCACTAAACAGAAAAACGTAATGATACTTGCATACCATATAGAACTTACAGTCATACGTAAATAGCTACTTGTAAAGAAATTCTGATAGTTTACTAAAGAAAAATGCCCTTCAATATCTAATAACGATGCGTAGAAAATCATACCAATAGGAACAATAATAAATAACACAATCCAAATCATATAAGGTACAAGTAGAATGGATTTTATTTTATTCATTGTTATCATCCTCATAACTTTCTATTCGACGATCAAATTCTTCTTCAGTTTCACCAGGTAACATAATATGAATGGCTTCTGATTCAAAGTAAAGACCGACCGTTTCTCCAATTGTTGCTTTTTTAGTCGTCTGTATTATCCATTCATTACCTTGTGCATCAAAACAACATATTTCATAATGTACGCCTCTAAATAGTTGAGAATCAACAACAGCAGAAATACGACCTTCACTTTCAGACTTGATTGTTATATCTTCTGGACGAATGACAACATCTACTTTGGCATCTTTTTCGAAACCAGCATCGACACATTCGTAAGGTATGCCATACATTTCAACGACATAATCTCGTTTCATTATGCCACTCACAATATTGGATTCACCTATAAAATCAGCAACAAACTTATTTACAGGTTCATCGTATATATCTACAGGTGTACCACTTTGTTGAATTTTACCGTTTCTCATGACAAATATGTAATCACTCATTGCTAAAGCTTCTTCTTGATCATGTGTAACAAATATGAAAGTAATTCCTAATCTCTGTTGAAGTTCTCTTAATTCATATTGCATTTCTGTTCTTAACTTTAAATCTAAAGCAGACAATGGTTCATCTAGTAAAATAATTTCAGGTTCATTCGCTAACGCTCTTGCAATTGCAACACGTTGCTTTTGTCCACCACTCATTTCAGTGATTTGGCGGTCTTCATAACCTTCAAGTTTAACGAGTTTCAACGCTTCTTTTACTTTGTTTTTTATTTCACTTTTATTTAATTTTTTGATTTTTAATCCAAAAGCTACATTATCAAAGACGTTTAAATGAGGAAATAATGCATAATCTTGAAACACTGTATTTACTTTTCTTTTGTTTGCAGGCACCTGATTGATAATCTTGTTATTAAATAGAATGTCCCCGCTCGTTGCTGTTTCAAATCCCGCAATTAATTTTAATATTGTCGTTTTACCGCAACCTGACGGACCGAGTAAAGTATAGAACTTACCTTCCTCTATTTCAAAACTAATATCATCTAATACTTGAGTGTTACTAAAGTTTTTTGATATATTTTCAAACTTTATAATTGATTGTGACATAATTTACCTCCTATAAATATGATTCTGTAGCTACGATTAATACCTCTGCAACTTGCTCTGACAAATTTGAAAATTGATGTTCTTCATTTGCCTTAAAGTAATAACATTCTCCCTGACTAGCAGTGAATGTTTGTTTACCTAATTTTAATGTGATTTCTCCCTTTTTAACATATGCAAATGTTTCTGAAGAAGAAGGACTAAAACATTTATACTTTGCACCACTTCTTAATTGAATAATTACAGGTTCCATTTCAAATTCATTTGAATCTGGTACTAACCATTTGATTTTGTAACCTAAATCATATTCATCATATAAAGTTTGCTCATTATTTGGATAATATATACGTGCTTGATATAGCTTTTCATTAAAGAATTCACTAGGTTCAACACCTAATACATCTAATATATTCAAAAATGTTTCCATTGATGGTGAAGATAGATTTCTTTCCAATTGTGATATATAACCTTTAGATAAATCTGTACGTTCACCTAATTCTTCTTGTGTTAAATTTTTTTGATGGCGTAAATTTTTAAGCTTTTCTCCAATATCCATAAATCCCCCAAAAAACGTGTTTGTTTACTTTTACTAAACATTAAGTTTAGTACCTTTAATAAAATAACAGAAATCATTTTATTATTCAACACTTTTTTGAGGGATTTATTATAAATTATTTAATTGAAATGTGTGATGACTCTTTATCTTCTTTAAGTGCTTTAATAGCTTTATAGCCATCATAACCACTTGCTTCTTTAAATTCTTTGTATATATTATTCTCATCAGATTTACCAGGAACTATTTTTTTGAAATTTTTATATGCATTGGCAAATTGTTCTCTATCTGTTTTATCTTCATAAGCATTTTCAATATGATTAAAAAATTCAACGACTTGGATCATCTCTTCTTGAGTCCAATCTACGTCAATAGGATAACTATATTCCATATTTACACTCCTTTATAAAAAAAAGGTTGGACAAATTGTCCAACCCTTTATTGATTCTTTAGATTATAGCGTATGAATAGGTGTTCCTAAAGCTACTTCAGCAGCTTCCATAGAAATTTCACCTAAAGTTGGATGTGCATGAATTGTTAATGAAACATCTTCAGCAGTCATTCCAGTTTCAATAGCTAATCCTAATTCAGCAATGATGTCTGAAGCGCCTGTTCCAGCTACTTGAGCACCAACTAATAAGCCATTTTCTTTTAATGAAACAAGTTTAACGAAACCAGCAGTTTCATTTAATGCTAAAGCACGACCATTTGCAGCAAATGGGAATTTAGAAGCTTTAACTTCTAAGCCTTCTTCTTTAGCACTTGATTCAGAATGTCCTACAGTCGCTAATTCAGGTTCAGTGAAACATACAGCTGGGATAGCTAAGTAGTCTACCGCTGATTTTTCGCCTGAAATTGCTTCTGCAGCAACTTTAGCTTCATAGCTTGCTTTATGTGCAAGTGGAGGGCCAGCTACGATATCACCAATCGCGTAGATATTTTCGATTGAAGAACGGCTTTGTTCATCAACTTCGATTAATCCACGTTCAGATAATTTAATACCTAACTCTTCAAGACCTAATTCATCAGTATTTGGACGACGTCCTACAGTAACTAATACATAGTCAGCTTCGATTTCTTTCGTTTCTCCGCCAGCTTCATAAGTAACTTTCACGCCATTATCAGTTTCTTCAGCAGATTTAGCCATTGCTTCAGTTACGATTTCAACGCCTTTTTCTTTTAGACCTTTTTTAACGATTTGAGTCATTTGTTTTTCGAAACCGCCTAAGATATCTTTCGCGCCTTCAAGAATAGTAACTTCAGAACCGAAGTTAGAATAAGCAGTACCAAGTTCAGAACCGATATATCCGCCACCAACTACGACTAATTTTTCAGGAACTTCTTGAAGTGCTAAAGCACCTGTTGAATCTATAACACGTTTACCAAATTTGAAATTAGGAATTTCAATTGGACGTGATCCAGTTGCAATGATTGCATTTTTGAAAGTATAAGTTTGAGAAGCTTTTTCTGTCATAACTTTTAAGTTATTTTCATCTACGAAGTAAGCTTCACCATTAACTACATCAATTTTGTTACCTTTCATTAATCCAGCAACGCCGCCTGTTAATTTTTTAACAACGCCATTTTTGAATTCTTGAACTTTTTCAAAATTCAATGATACTTTCTCTGCAACTACACCCATATCTTCTGAATGTTGTGCATTATGGAAACGGTGTGATGCTGATAATAATGCTTTAGATGGGATACAACCAACGTTTAAACATACGCCACCTAATTCGCCTTTTTCAACGATTGTTACTTTTTGTCCTAATTGTGCTGCACGAATTGCTGCAACATAACCACCAGGACCTGCTCCAATTACAATAGTATCTGTTTCAATAGGAAAATCTCCAACTACCATTTTTACCCCTCCATTAATAATAATTCTGGATTATTTAATAATCTCTTAATATGGTTCATTGCATTTTGACCAGTAGCGCCATCAATTTGTCTATGGTCAAAACTTAGTGATAATGATAATACAGGTGCCGCAACAATTTCTCCATCTTTAACGATAGGTTTTTGAGCGATACGACCAATTCCTAAAATAGCAACTTCAGGGTGATTGATTACTGGAGTGAACCATTGTCCACCTGCAGAACCAATATTACTGATAGTACATGTTGCACCTTTCATTTCATTAGCTTGTAATTTACCATCACGTGCTTTTACAGCTAATTCATTGATCTCATCTGAAATTTGGAACATTGACTTATGGTCAGCGTTCTTAACTACTGGTACTAATAAACCACGATCAGTATCTGCAGCTATACCTACATTATAGTAATGTTTATGAACAATTTCACCATTTTCTTCATCGAACTCAGTATTTAATGCTGGGTATTTTTTAAGTGCTGACACTAATGCTTTAACAACATATGGTAAGAATGTTAATTTAGTGCCTTGTTCAGCAGCCACTTCTTTGAATTTTTTACGGTGATCCCATAACTCTTGAACATCGATTTCGTCCATTAATGTTACGTGTGGAGCTGTATGTTTAGAGTTAACCATTGCTTTAGCAATTGCTTTACGCATAGCTGGGATTTTCTCACGTGTTTCTGGGTATTCACCTTCAGGAACTTGTGGAGATTGAACAGCTTGTGTTTCTTCACTTGCAGTTGCAGTAGCAGCTGAAGTTTCTTCTGTAGTAGCTTCTGATTTAGAACCACCATTTAAGTAAGCTTCAACATCTTCTTTTAAGATACGACCATTTTTACCTGATCCTGATACTGCTTTGATGTTTACGTCGTTTTCACGAGCAAATTTACGAACTGAAGGCATTGCGATTACACGTTTAGAATCGTCAACTTCTGCATCATTTGCTGCTGAAGTTTCTTCTTTTACTTCTTCAGCTGGTGCTTCTTCTTTCGTTTCTTCTTCTTCGTCATCATGGCCTTTGAATTGTAAACCTTCTGCGTCTGGCGCATCAATTTTAACAATTGTATCACCAACAACAGATACAGTTCCTTCTTCAACCATAACTTCTTCTATTTTACCTGCAACAGGTGATGGAATTTCAACGACTGATTTATCATTTTGAACTTCACATAAAACGTCATCTTCTTGAATTTCGTCTCCTGCTTTAACAAACCATTTTACAATTTCACCTTCGTGGATACCTTCACCGATATCTGGTAATTTAAATTCGAATGACACGATTTTTTCCTCCTAATATTAAATCCGTATTTTAATGCGCATTAAAATTCTAATGTTTCTTTAGCTTGCGCTACGATATCTTTTTTGTTTGGTAACCAAACACCTTCAGCTTGTGTGAATGGATAAATAGTGTCAGCAGCTGCGACACGTGCAATAGGCGCTTCTAATGAAAGAACAGCTCTTTCAGAAATTTCTGCTACTACATTTGCACCAACGCCAGCTTGTTTTTGAGCTTCTTGAACAACAATCACACGGTTAGTTTTTTCAACTGATTTAACAATTGTTTCAATATCTAAAGGTTGAACAGTGATTAAATCAATAACTTCTACTGAGTAACCATCTTTTTCAAGATCTTCAGCAGCTTTAACTGATTCTTGAACCATAGCACCGTAAGTGATGATTGTTAAATCTGTACCTTCGCGTTTAACTTTAGCTTTACCAATTTCAACTTCATAATCTTCTTCCGGAACATCTTCACGGAATGAACGATATAATTTCATGTGTTCTAAGTAAACAACTGGGTCATTACTTCTGATAGCTGAAATTAATAGTCCTTTAGCATCATATGGGTTTGAAGGAATAACAACTTTCAAACCAGGTGATTGCGCTACTAAACCTTCTAAGTTATCAGCATGTAGTTCTGGTGTATGAACACCGCCACCGAATGGCGCGCGAATTGTTATTGGAGCTGTTTTTGAATTACCTGAACGGAAACGATGACGTGCAATTTGCCCAGCAACTGAGTCCATAACTTCAAATACGAAACCAAAGAATTGGATTTCCATGACAGGACGGTAACCTTCAAGCGTTAAACCTAAAGCTAAACCACCAATACCAGATTCTGCAAGTGGTGTATCGAATACACGATCTTCACCGAATTCTTTTTGTAAACCTTCTGTTGCACGGAATACTCCGCCGTTTACACCAACGTCTTCACCGAATAATAAAACATTTTCGTCTCTTTTTAATTCGCTTTGAAGCGCATTGTTAATCGCTTGAATCATTGTCATTTGTGCCATGACTTATTTCGACTCCTTCTCTTTGTAAATTTCATATTGCTCAGCTAAGTTGTAAGGCATTTCTTCATACATGTTTTCCATTAAGTCTGTAACTTTTTGTTTAGGCGTATTGTCTGCCTCTTTGATAGCTGCTTTGATTTCTTCTTTTGCTCTTTCCATTACTTCGTTTTCTTTTTCTTCATTCCATAAGCCTTTAGCTTCTAGATATTTTCTATAACGTACTAATGGATCTTTCTTTTCCCAATCTGAATCTTCATCAGAAGTTCTGTAACGTGTTGGATCATCACCAGCCATTGTATGTGGACCATAACGATAAGTTAATGTTTCAATTAATGATGGACCGTCACCATTTACTGCACGATCACGCGCTTGTTTAGTAACAGCATATACTGCAAGAGCATCCATACCGTCAACAAGAACGCCTGGAATACCAGCTGAAACTGCTTTTTGAGCTAATGTTTTAGCTGCAGTTTGTTTTTCACGTGGTGTTGAGATTGCATAGTTGTTATTTTGAATTACGAAAATTGCAGGTGCTTTATATGCAGATGCAAAGTTAATACCTTCATAGAAATCACCTTGTGATGAACCACCGTCACCTGTATAAGTAATTGCTACATTTTGCTTACCACGTTTTTTAATTCCTAAAGCAACACCAGCTGTTTGCACAAATTGTGCACCGATGATGATTTGTGGACTTAATGCATTAACACCTTCTGGGAATTGGTTACCAATAAAGTGTCCACGTGAGAATAAGAATGCTTTAGTTAATGGTAAACCGTGCCAGATTAATTGAGGTACATCACGGTAACCTGGTAAAACATAGTCTGCTTTCTCTAGTGCATAATGTGAAGCTAATTGTGAAGCTTCTTGTCCTGCTGTTGGTGCATAGAAACCTAAACGACCTTGTCTATTTAATGAGATAGAACGTTGATCAAGTACTCGTGTCCAAACCATTCTTTCCATTAATTCTACAAGTTCTTCATCTGATAAGTCCGGTAATAAATCATTATTTACGACGTTTCCTTCTTCATCTAATACTTGAACCATTTCAAATTTAGACTCTATTTCATTTAAAGTCGCTACTGCATCGAATTGGGCTTTTTTTCTCGGAGCCATTCAATTCACCATACCTTTCCCTATATTAAATAATCATTTCTTAATTAGTTTAACACAAAACTGTTTTACTGTTAAATAAAAAATACTAACATTATGATAACCCTTTTGATAAGGCTTTCTTTCGAACTGTATTACAACAAATTTCAAACTGTACTAATACAAATTATGCTTCTAAGTATTGCTCAATATCTTTCTTCTCTTTCATTACCTTTTTAACTTGATTTTGATAATCTGAAACAACTTTAGCTGTATTCTTATTTTCATCAGTGAGTGCTTTAGCTCTTTTATTCGTTCCATCTTGTGTCGCTTTTTCTTTTGCTAAGTAACTAAATAATTCTTTTTCTTTGTCGAGTGATTTGTTATAACCTTCGACCACTTTGTCATGCGCTTTATATTTATTTTCAAGTTCGTCCATTAATTCTTTTGCTTCTTTACGTTGAGACTGATCTTTTATCTTTTTCAATTCACTTTTAGATTCAGAATATATTTTTTGAGATTTGTTCATTGCTTTTTGTTCATCTTCAACCAATGATTCTCTTTTATCGATATTATCAACGATACTTTGTGCTTTATTTCTATAATCTTGACCTTTTGCTTCATCTAATGATTTTATTTTTTTCGTTTTTTCATTTTCAGCTTTCTTCATTTTTTCATTTAAATCAACGATTATATTTTCTTCTTGTTGTGCTTTGTTGATTTTATTATTAAATGTTTCAAGTGAATCTTTTGACGGACTACATGCTGTGAAAGTTAATGCAGTTGTCATCGTCAACATTAACATTTTCATACCTTTCATTCATATTGCCTCCTTACATTTCAATAAACATGTTACTCTGTTTTTTTTATTTATACAATAAATTATAGATGTAAATCAGTGCCGTTTTTGATAAAATTTTATATGAGGACGGTGCATGAAAATGATAACTATGGAAAATATTATTCGTGATGGACACGAAACACTAAGAAATAAAGCTGAAGAAGTGAAATTACCTATTTCAACTGAAGATAAAACTACATTAGATGAAATGTTAGAATTCTTGAAGAACTCACAAGATGAAACAATCGCGAAAAAATATGGTCTTCGTTCTGGCGTTGGGCTCGCCGCTCCGCAAATTAATGTTTCAAAAAAAATGTTAGCTGTATATATTCAGGATGATAGTAAAGGGAACTCAATTGAACTTCAACTTGTTAATCCTAAAATTGTAAGCCACAGTGTACAAAAAGCATACTTACCAGGCGGTGAAGGTTGTTTAAGCGTTGATGAATCAAAGCCTGGACTTGTACACAGAAATTATAAAGTTACAATTGAAGCATTTGATATTGATGGAACACCTTTCAAGAAAAGATTTAAAGGTTATCCAGCAATCGTGTTACAACATGAAATCGACCATTTAAACGGCGTAATGTTTTATGATTACATCAATCAAAATGATCCATTCAAGCCTTTAGATGATGCAGTAGAAGTTAATTAATTTATTAAAAAGCACTTTATAATGGTGATATCACCATTATAAAGTGCTTTTTACATAAACTCATCGCGTCGTTCTATAAAATGAATATTTTTTTCTTTTAAAGCCTTCTGAATCAATGCAAGCTCATCTAAATTCAACCATTCAGGATCTTTATTATGTTTTAAATAATGATGATTTTCTTGTGGAACATGAATAGATTCATCATAATTGTAGATCATAACAACTTCATTTTTTCGAATATTGAATTCAATGCCCTTTAATTGTTTATCTGATCGGTCTTTTTCTCCAATAACCGTCTTGATAATACGTTCAACTTTATCCATCATTTTCACTTCCTATTCGTGTATCAAACCTAGTTCTTTGCACGCATAATAAATGCCCTCTTCAGAAACATGTTTCGTTTCGAAGTCACAAACTTCCTTCAATTGAGGAACAGCATTCCCCATCGCTACACCTAGCCCTACTTCTGAAATCATTTCTATATCATTAGGACCATCTCCAAATGCAATGACATCCTGCATTGAAAATCCTAATTTTTCACTTAATTCTTTAATTCCTTCTGCTTTAGAACGATCACTTGGCACAATATCACGACTAAGTGGATGCCAACGATAAAATTTCAAACCTCCATACTTATTATCATATTTATCATCCTCATCATCCGCATGAAAAATAAGTGATTGATATACAGGATGTTCTTGATAATATGTATTATGGTATTCAGGATAATCCATTTTCAAAGTTCCTAAGCTTTCTGAAATATGCTGATCCTCTTCAACATTAGCATAAACTGCTGTCTCTCCAAAAAATACTAAAGGATGATTATTTTCATGTGCACTTTCAACAATACGATTTAATTGTTCTTTATTTAGTGGATGCTTCCCAACAACTTCACCATTATGAACAACAATTTGTCCATTTAATGATACAAATGTATCAATCCCAGTTGCTTTCAATACTGCATTAAACATATAAGGCGCTCGTCCAGTTGCGATAGCGACTATGTGTCCATTTCCTTTAAGTTTTTGTATGGCTGTAATAGTAGATTGAGGAATTTCTTTATTTTCATCGTAAATTGTTCCATCAATATCCAAAAATACTAATTTTTTGTCCAACTTTCATCGCCTCCTTTATTCTATTTTAGTCGATATTTATTATATATGAAAGATTTAGTTAAATATCTTTATTTATCTCTAATTATCATGTAAAATGAACTTATTAAAAAGGTATTTATATATTCAGATTATAACTACTTTTCAAAATGAACGGGAATCAAATGAAACAATTGACAAACCCTAGAATTAAAACTAGGGCTTTATTTATGTTAATTAACCTAGGAGGATTTTTATAAATGGCAATTTTTAAAGTATTTTTTCAAGAAGACAAAAGTGAAGTAATCGTACGCGAAAGCACACAAACTAAATATTTCGAAGGACAAACAGAAGAAGAAGTTAGAAAATATTTATCAGACCGTAATTATAATATCGAATTTGTCCAAAAATTAGAGGGCGCACATTTAGACTATGAAAAACAATCTGACCATTTCAAAGTGGAGAATATCTAAATGAAGCCACTACAAAAAAATGAAGTTGGTGTATATGCACTGGGTGGTCTCGGTGAAATTGGTAAAAACACGTACGCCCTCGAATATCAAGATGAAATCATCATTATCGATGCGGGCATAAAATTCCCAGACGATGATTTACTTGGTATCGATTACGTGATTCCAGATTATACTTACTTAATTCAAAACAAACATAAAGTAAAAGCTTTATTTATAACACATGGACACGAAGACCATATCGGTGGCGTGCCATTTTTATTAAAACAGCTTAACGTCCCTATTTATAGTGGACCACTTGCTTTAGGTCT
The Mammaliicoccus sp. Dog046 genome window above contains:
- a CDS encoding Cof-type HAD-IIB family hydrolase, whose protein sequence is MDKKLVFLDIDGTIYDENKEIPQSTITAIQKLKGNGHIVAIATGRAPYMFNAVLKATGIDTFVSLNGQIVVHNGEVVGKHPLNKEQLNRIVESAHENNHPLVFFGETAVYANVEEDQHISESLGTLKMDYPEYHNTYYQEHPVYQSLIFHADDEDDKYDNKYGGLKFYRWHPLSRDIVPSDRSKAEGIKELSEKLGFSMQDVIAFGDGPNDIEMISEVGLGVAMGNAVPQLKEVCDFETKHVSEEGIYYACKELGLIHE
- the def gene encoding peptide deformylase gives rise to the protein MITMENIIRDGHETLRNKAEEVKLPISTEDKTTLDEMLEFLKNSQDETIAKKYGLRSGVGLAAPQINVSKKMLAVYIQDDSKGNSIELQLVNPKIVSHSVQKAYLPGGEGCLSVDESKPGLVHRNYKVTIEAFDIDGTPFKKRFKGYPAIVLQHEIDHLNGVMFYDYINQNDPFKPLDDAVEVN
- a CDS encoding DNA-dependent RNA polymerase subunit epsilon, yielding MAIFKVFFQEDKSEVIVRESTQTKYFEGQTEEEVRKYLSDRNYNIEFVQKLEGAHLDYEKQSDHFKVENI